The Clostridia bacterium sequence GGGACACGTTGTGGGAAGAGGAAGAGCTGGTCGCGTCCGGCGTTTCCAGCCTATGCCAGACCGAGTTCACCCGTCAAGACATAGTGTCAGGAATCATATCGGCCCGGTGACGAAACGGCCAGGAGGCCAGCGGCGAATCGGGGGCGCGATCCGCCGGGGGGCAAGCTGGGCTGGCAGGAGTTGGATGGGCTCTAGAGAAATGGGTGCCCCCATATCATCCCGTAGGTGAGGAGTGAGACGATGGCGTCAGGATTGACACGGCGGATCGGCACGGCCATGCTCGTCTTGGGCCTGGTCGCGTTCGTCGGCGGTTGCGGCGGCGGCGGGTCCAGCGAAAGCGGCGGCGGCGGCACGATCATCAAGATCGCCACGCAGACGCCGCTTTCCGGGGACGAGTCCGTCCAGGGCATCGCCATGAAAAATGGCGCGCAGCTCAAGCTGGAGCAGGAAGCGCCCGAGTTCGCCAAGATGGGCTTCACGCTCCAGCTCGACCCGCAGGATGACAAGGGCGACCCCAACACCGGCGTCGCCAACGCGCAGAAGCTCGCGGCCGACCCGGACGTGCTGGCGGTCGTCGGGCACCTGGATTCGGGCGTCATCATTCCGTCCGAAGGCAAGTACCACGAAGGTCACCTGCCGGTCGTCTCCCCCTTCAACACCAACCCGAACGTGACCAGCCAGTGGAAGTACCCCGAGATCAACCGCATCGTCGGCCGTGACGACGTGCAGGGGCCGGTCGGGGCGATCTTCGCGCAGCAGGAGTTGGGCGTGAAGTCCGTCTTCGTGATCGACAACATCACCGCCTACGGCACCGGGGTGGCCCAGGCGTTCGCGAAGAAGGCCCAGGAGCTCGGCATGCAGGTCGTCGGGCAGGAGAGCATCGCCAAGGATGAGACGGACTTCTCGAACGTGATCAACAAGATCGCGGACGCCAAACCGGACCTCGTCTACTACGGCGGCGTCTACCAGGGCTTCGCGCTCCTCCTGAACCAGGCGCACACCCGGGGCATCCAGGCGAAGTTCATGGGACCGGACGGCACGTT is a genomic window containing:
- a CDS encoding branched-chain amino acid ABC transporter substrate-binding protein, which encodes MASGLTRRIGTAMLVLGLVAFVGGCGGGGSSESGGGGTIIKIATQTPLSGDESVQGIAMKNGAQLKLEQEAPEFAKMGFTLQLDPQDDKGDPNTGVANAQKLAADPDVLAVVGHLDSGVIIPSEGKYHEGHLPVVSPFNTNPNVTSQWKYPEINRIVGRDDVQGPVGAIFAQQELGVKSVFVIDNITAYGTGVAQAFAKKAQELGMQVVGQESIAKDETDFSNVINKIADAKPDLVYYGGVYQGFALLLNQAHTRGIQAKFMGPDGTFSKGTVENAKENAIGVYATSIVAPTDSTEAGKKFIEDYKNKFADTPDPSAIYGYDAMGVVLEGLKNAIQQNGGKKPTREQVTAAIRAIKDYQGALVHVGFDDIGDNIYAGYFVYQFTSANPDTNGDPRLVAQYDPKGNRVGD